A segment of the Terribacillus aidingensis genome:
GTGCTTTCTTATCTTGATCCGGAACAATCTGGTCAGATTTTGTCAGAGTTACCACAGGACATGCAGGCTGATGTTGCAAAACGAATCGCTACAATGAGCAGTACATCGCCTGAAATCATCAGTCAGGTAGAACAAATACTCGAGAAGAACTTGTCTGCAACTGCGACACAGGATTATACACAGACTGGCGGTATCCAAGCCGTTGTAGAAGTACTCAATGGAGTTGACCGCAGTACAGAAAGGACCATCCTTGATGAACTGGAAGTGCAAGACCCTGAGCTTGCAGAGGAAATCAAAAAGCGCATGTTTATCTTTGAAGATATTGTCACGTTGGATAATCGAGCGATACAGCGTGTCATTCGCGAAGTGGAAAATGATGACCTCAAGCTTTCACTGAAAGTGGCCAGCGATGAAGTCAAAGATATTGTATTCCAAAACATGTCTGACCGGATGGCGCAGACGTTCAAGGAAGAAATGGAATTCATGGGTCCTGTACGCTTGAAGGATGTAGAAGAAGCACAAAGCCGTATTGTTTCAGTTATTCGACGATTGGAAGAAGTTGGCGAGATAATCATATCCCGTGGCGGAGGAGATGACATCATTGTCTAATATCTGGCAATCAGTTGCAGTGAAAGAGTCAAAAGTAATTGGTATAAAACCTATTAAGATATCGCTTGAAACAGCTGATGGTACCGAAGAAGCTTTATCTTTCCAAGCTGAGAAGGAACGGTCAGAGCAGTACCTCCAGGAAGCCAAAACAGAAGCTGACCAAATGCTTACAGCTGCCAAAAAGGCAGTAGAAGAGCAAAGGATGCAATGGGAGTCAGAGCGGCAGGAATTTATCGAGCAGGCACAGCTGGAAGGATATCAGAAAGGTTTTGAAGCTGGACAACAGGAAGGTTTGCAATCCTATCAAGCCAAAATGGAAGAAGCACAAAAGTTGATCGAACTGGCGCAGCAAGACTATAAGGCAACGGTTGAAAGCAGTGAGGACGTACTGCTTGATCTTGGGCTAAAGCTTGCAGAAAAGATTCTTCATGCAAAGCTTGAAAAAGAGCCGGAAAGCTATCTATCGATCGTTAAGGGCGCGATTGCTGACTGGAAGGAACGGAGCGATCTACGCCTTTACGTTCATACAGATAGCTATGAACTTGTTCTGCAGCAGAAAGAAGAATTGACTTTACTCACTGGAAAAGACTTTGACCTTATGATTATGCCTCAGCATGATTTGCCTGTAGGCGGCTGTATCCTTGAAACCAAGCATGGAAGAATTGATGCGAGTATCGATTCTCAGCTGACCGTCCTGCGCGAGAAGCTATTTGAGATCAGGCGAGAGGAAACTATTTGATGTTAGGGCGATACGTTGAAGAGCTTGATAAATTAGATACCTATAAACGATATGGAAGAATCCATAGAGTTGTTGGATTGCTGATTGAATCACACGGTCCGGTCACAAGTGTCGGAGAAATCTGTTATATTCATCCTTCTTCAAGTTCTGGAGAAAGGTTTTTGGCAGAGGTCGTCGGATTTGATGACGAAAAAGTTCTGCTCATGCCTTTTGCTCCCTTGAAGGATGTCGGGCCTGGATGCCTTGTTGAAGCGACCAGTTCACCATTGTCGATCAAGATAGGTCATGGCTTGATTGGGAGCATAATTGATCCGCTAGGACAGCCATTAGATGGCAGTATGCTCCCTAAAGGCTTGAAATCCTTTACGACAGATCGTAATCCGCCGAATCCTATGACTAAGCCTCGAATCTTAGAACCGCTGGAAACAGGTGTACGGGTAATCGACAGTCTTTTGACAGTCGGTCAGGGACAGCGAGTTGGAATTTTCGCCGGAAGCGGCGTAGGTAAAAGTACGCTTCTGGGAATGATAGCCCGGAAATCAAGTGCCGATGTCAATGTCATTGCATTGATTGGAGAGCGCGGAAGAGAAGTTCGCGAATTTATTGAGAAGGATTTAGGCGAGGAAGGCATCAAAAGGTCGATAATCGTTGTGGCAACATCTGATCAGCCTGCTCTTATGCGGATTAAAGGTGCTTATACTGCAACTGCTATTTGTGAGTATTTCCGTGATCAAGGAATGCATGTCAACTTGATGATGGATTCGGTCACTCGGGTAGCGATGGCACAGCGTGAAATCGGTCTAGCCTCAGGCGAACCGCCAACGACAAAAGGTTATACACCCTCTGTTTTTGCAGCTTTGCCAAAACTGCTTGAAAGAACCGGTACAAATGAACTTGGGGCAATTACTGCATTCTACACCGTGCTTGTGGATGGTGACGACATGAATGAACCGATTGCCGATACAGTACGAGGTATTTTGGATGGTCACTTCGTTTTAGATCGGAAATTAGCGGAACAAGGGCAATTTCCAGCTTTGAATGTCCTTAAGTCAATTAGCCGGGTGATGCCGCAAATTACCGATGACGAAGTCTACCAGCTAGCACAGCGTTTACGGACAATGCTTGCACTATATGAAGAAAACCGTGAACTGATTCAAATCGGTGCATACAAAAGAGGCACGAATAATGAGATCGATGAAGCAATCGATTATCAAAAATCGATTCTGGATTTCCTAAAGCAAGGAATGCATGAGTTTACCAGTCGTCCAGACACAATTCAGCTCATGAAGCAGCTGATGGGAAAGGGATGATGTAATGGCTGAAGCAAAGGTATTCGAAAAGATATTGCGTATGAAGGAACGGGAACGAAAAACCGCACAGCAAGCTTTTGCAGAAAAGCAGCAGCAGTTCGAAGCAGCAGCAACTACTTTGTATGAACTGCTCAAAAAGAAAGAAGATGCCGAACAGCAGCTGTCCAATGGCTTAGCGGCTTCTGTTTCTATCCAGCAGCTGTCTGAACATCATGATTTCCTGGAAACGATCAACCGGCGTATTGACCGGGCCCAAATAGCTGTACAGTTCGCTCGTAACGCTATGATGGAAAAACAGGAGCTGTTATCGGAAGCATACATCGAAGTGAAAAAGATCGAAAAGCTTCTAGAGAAGAAGAGGCAGGAAGCATGGCGCAAGCAGCAGGAAGAAGAAAATAAGCAGATGGATGACATATCGATCCGCCAATTCTTAGCAAATGGAGCACGATAGTATATGGCAAAACAAAAACAAGATCAACCAAAGAAAAAAGGCAAAGGAAAAGGATTTATCCTCTACTTCTTATTACCTGTCGTACTGGCAGCAGCACTTGTGATTGCAATATTAGAGTTCTCAGGTGTATCTGTTGCAAAGCTGGCCTCTGGTATTCCGGTCATCGGGAACATGGTCAATGATGATTCTGCCGCAACATCGGGCAATACTGCAGATGCGGAAAAGCTGAAACAGCAGCTCAAGGATCAGCAAGCGACTATCGATATGATGAAAGAAACAGAGGATGCTAAAAATACGGAGATTGATGACTTGAATCAGCAAATCGTCAAACTGGAAAATCAAATTAACGGCACTGAACCCGAAGCTGATACGACTGCAGCACAAGCTGCTACTGCCGATGGGGAGACAGCTGCTGGAGAAGAACCAGCGACTCCATTTAAAGAAGCTGCATCATCCTTCAGTAAGATGGATGATGCAAAGGCAGCAGCAATCATCAGCAAGCTGGATAACGAGAAGGCTTTAGGTGTTCTTCAGGAACTGTCCGGTAAAAAACGGGGTACTGTTCTTGCTGCAATGGATCCGGAGGCAGCAGCTTCTTATACAAGTGCAATGGTCGACGATGCGGAAAAGGAGGCAGAAGCAGTTGAATAATGTCATTATGTCTATGCTCCCGACAAGCGCCACTCCTAATGTACCGCAGAAGACATCTGCACCGTCTGATGTGTTCCAAAGTTTATTCCAGCAAGTCAGTTCCAAAACAGGCGAACCGGATGTAAATAATCAAGCTGGCAGTGAAACGATGCTACTAGATGTACAAGACCAGCAGGATATGCAGGTTATTCTGGATGCATTATTCGACAAAGTTCCGGCCGATGACACCCTTGAGCTTGAAGAGCAGCCTGAAGATGCTTGGGAACTGCTGGAACAAGTATTAGGAGAAGATCAGCTAGCAGTTTATCTGCCGACACAATTAAAAGAAATGGCACAAAATGTTTTGGGAAGTATCAAACCGAAAGACAATGAGTCAGCGGTGAATGACCTAATGGCTCAGCTTGAGCATTTGCAGGAGCAGTTGTCTACGGGCAGTCTTCCTGTGACAGGCATGGTAAGCAATAGTGAAAAAGGAATGGTTTCTCTGCAAGCCATAGCTGCAGGTTCAAAATTTTCAAGTATCCCTTTGCCAAATATAAAAGATACACTAGCTTCCAAGTCTTCTATAGATAGTACTTCTGTCCAGAATGAAGTGAGTGATGAAGTTTCAGATGCCTTGTCAGCTAAATTAGATAGACGTGACACACTGTCTGTGCTATCGAATCGTTCGCTGACAGGATCCAGTCTGCTGGAATCCCAGGCTGCTAGAAATCAAACAGCATTGACGCAGCAGTCGGGGACAAAGCTAACAGAGACTGCTAACGCGGTTCGTCAGCTTGTGGACGCGGCTGCCGATAGTGGAAAAGAAAAAATACAGATGAGCACTGCAGTAACACAGCAGCGTGATTCTCAGGTTTTAGATCAAAAGCAAGTCAGCATGTTCCAGGTTCCAAAGCAGGAGCAGCTTATATTTCATTTGAAACAAGCTGATCAGACACCGGAGCAAGCTAGTGAGGAACTTATCCAAAAGCTTGAACAGGCAGTGAAGTTCAGCGGCATTTTATCTGACAGAAACGGCTTGAAGGAATTGTCTATTCAGCTGAAGCCGGGTAACTTAGGCGACTTACAAGTGAAATTAGTACGTGAGAACGGAGACATTACCGTTCAGATTCTCGCAACATCAAAACAGGCTAAAGACTTGCTGGAATCCAATATATCAAGTCTCAAGCATATGTTCTCTCCTCATCAGGTAACAATCGCTGAGCGAGCAGATCAATTCCAGACAACGTCTGCTGAAAGTTATGATCAGCAAACGTTCCAGGAAAAAGATGAGGAACAGGCGAATCAGCAGCAGAAACAGAAGGAAAATGTAGTTCATGAAGAAAACCAATCCACCTTTGCGGACATTTTGCTTGAACAAAAGGAGATTAAGATATGACGACTACAGGAGCAATAGACTCCAGCTATTATCTGGACTCACAAAAAACTAGAACTCCAAGTGCAACGCTGGATAAAGATGATTTTCTACAGATCTTGATGGTTCAGCTGCAAAATCAGGATCCTACAAGTCCAATGGATGATTCAAAGTTTGTGGACCAAATGACTTCCTTCACTAATCTGGAGCAGGTCATGAATATATCGGAAGCCGTCCAGTCTCTTGCCGGAAATCAGACAGTCATGTCGCCTGTGCTTCAGTACAGTCATATGATCGATAAACAAGTAACGTATAACGAATATGACTTAGATACAGGTGAGATCACCGACACCATTACAAGTAAGGTTACAGCTGTGACGCAGCAAGGCGGCTATGCCGTGCTGGAGCTCGAAAATGGAAAGTCAATTTATGCAGACGCAGTAACGAAGGTAAGCAACGAATAATAAATAAGAAAAGGATGATGAAGCATGTTACGTTCTCTTTACTCTGGTATTTCTGGTATGAAAGGTTTTCAGACAAACTTGGATGTGGTTGGTAACAACATCGCTAACGTAAACACGTCAGGATATAAGAAGAGCAGAATTACTTTCCAGGATATGATGAATCAGCAAATCAAGGCATCCAACGACCCTACAGCAACTACTGGCGGTACAAATGCCAGCCAAGTTGGGTTGGGTTCAAAGATTGGTTCAATTGATAATGTGCATACACAAGGTAACCGTCAAAATACTGATCGAACTCTTGATTTAGCCCTTGAAGGAGACGGTATGTTCATCGTTTCTTCTTCACCTACAGGTAATAACGATTTAACATCGGCTGAAGTTGGCTTTACTCGAGCAGGTAACTTCTATTTGGATGGAGACGGAAGAATTGTTAATAGCAGCGGGCTATTTCTGCTTGGTACTAACGGAGAGGCCATAACGGTTCCAGAAGGTGCTACAAGTCTAAGTATCAATTCACAAGGGCAAGTGACTTACAATGACGAAGACGGAACTCTTGAGGTAGCTGGCACTATCGGGCTGGCGAAGTTTTCTAATCCTGATGGATTAATCAAGAATGGGAACAGCACATATCGAAACACGCCTAACGCAGGTTTGCTTGGTGGTGGAACTATATCAGCTCCAGGTGAAAATGGTACAGCGAACGTCGTACCTGGGGCTTTGGAAATGTCCAACGTGGACCTTTCTGAAGAGTTCACGAATATGATTATCGCGCAGCGTGGATTCCAGGCAAATACTAGAATCATTACTACATCCGATCAGATCTTGGAAGAGCTTGTTAACCTGAAACGTTAAAAGGGGGGTGAAGGGAGTTAAAAGCTCCCTTTCATAGCATGATTCAGCTAACAAGATTAAATGGAGAATCATTAACATTGAATGCACTATTCATCGAACAGATACAATCCTTTCCTGACACAACGATCACACTTACGTCCAGCAAGAAGATCATTGTTCGGGAGTCGGAGATAGAAGTAGCTAGAAAAATACGCGAATTCTATCAATCTATCGGTTTGATTGGTGTGAAGGAGAAACAAGAAAAAAATGAACGCTAAAGTTATCATTATTATTTTATCGGTTGTCGTGATCTTAGGGGCTGGCGGATTTGTAGCATGGAATTTCTTCACGAGCCCTACGTCAGAGGCTAAAGAACCTTCGGCAACTGAGCTTGCTGAATATTCAGTAGCAACAGATGAGATCACCACTGATTTGGAGGATGGCAGTATCGTCCGGATCCAATTCCAGCTCATCACAGATGGCGAGAAAGCGAAGGAAGAAGTAACCGCACGACAGTTCCAGCTGAAAAATATCGTGATCAAGGAAATGACTGCGATCAACAAAGAGGATTTCCAGGCTGGATTGACGGACTTGGAAGAAAACCTTAAGAAAAAATTGAATGAAGAAATGCAAGAAGGCAAGATCGAAGATGTATATACGATCAGCAAAGTACTACAATAAACCACTGAAAAGCAGGAACGGAGGTGACGTGCATGGCAGAAGAGGTCTTATCACAGAATGAGATCGATGCACTGTTATCCGCTATATCTTCCGGTGAGATGGATGCAGATGAGCTGAAACAGGATGAGAAAGCCAAAAAGGTAAAAACGTACGATTTTAAACGAGCACTCCGTTTTTCGAAGGATCAGATCCGCAGCCTTACACGAATTCATGAGAATTTTGCCAGATTGCTGACTACGTTCTATTCGGCAAGACTGCGAACATTTGTCCAAATATCAGTCGCATCTGTGGATCAAGTGCCTTATGAGGAGTTCATACGATCCATTCCGACGATGACTATATTGAACACCTACAGTCTGGCACCGCTTGAGGGCAAGATTTTGATTGAGTATGATCCGACCATCGCTTTTGCGATGCTGGATAGGACTCTAGGCGGTCGCGGCAGCAGTGTAAATAAGATCAACAACTTGACTGAAATAGAAACGACACTCATGACGCAATTGTTCGAATCCGGAATGGAAAACTTAAAGTCGGCTTGGCAATCCGTAGAGGATGTTGATCCTATATTAGAAGAGTTCGAGGTCAACCCGCAATTTCTCCAGATGGTTTCACCGAACGAAACTGTTGTCGTTGTGACACTGAATTCCACAATCGGTGAAACATCCGGCATGATTAATATTTGTATCCCGCATGTTGTGCTGGAGCCGATTGTATCGAAGCTTTCTATACATTATTGGATGCAGGCTCCAGTAGACAGACAAGGAAATGAAACAGAGTTGCGGGATCTATCCGCAAGTATCCAGAAAGCTTCGATAGATTTGAAGGCGATCCTTGGAGAGACATCGATTCATGTGGAAGAGCTGTTCAACCTTAGGGAAGGTGATGTGCTAATGCTGAATCAGCAAATCGACCGACCTCTTGATGTTAGAGTGGATAATCAAGTGAAATTCAAAGCTCAGCCAGGTAAACAGAAAAATAAAATGGCGATACAAATAATGGAAGAGATTGAAACAGGGGGGGAAGAAAATGAGTGACAATATGTTGTCCCAAGAAGAAATAGATGCATTATTAAATGGACCAGCCGACAATCCGAGCAGCACAGATGATGAGCAGCACCTCCCTGAGGAAAATTTGGATTCTATGGAAGTGGATGCGCTTGGTGAGATTGGCAATATCTCATTTGGCAGTTCGGCAACAACACTATCGACACTATTAAATCAAAAGGTCGATATCACGACACCAAAAACTGCTGTAATTAAAAGATCCGATCTATATGATAAATTCCCACAGCCGAATGTGGCGATAGAGGTCAGCTATACAGAAGGATTTTCTGGGGCCAACCTTTTTGTTATTAAGCAGAGGGATGCAGCTATAATTGCAGACTTGATGCTTGGCGGAGACGGAAATGCTCCAGCTGAAGAATTCAATGAAATCCATCAGAGCGCTGTACAGGAAGCGATGAATCAAATGATGGGTGCAGCTGCAACAAGTATGAGTACTGTATTCAGTAAGAAAATTGATATTTCTCCGCCGTCAATCGCACTGATGGACCTTTCTGCTGGTACTGGTGCCGATAAACTGCCTGAGGATGAACAACTAGTAAGTGTCTCCTTTGATTTGAAGATTGGTAACCTGATAGATTCTTCTATCATGCAGCTTTTGTCAACTGAGTTTGCCAAGGATATGGTGAACGAGCTGTTGCAGCCAGCACCAGCAGAGCCGGAAGAAACAGCTGCACCACAGCAGCAAGCTGCTCCAAGTCAAACACAGCCGGCTATGCAGCAAGCTGCGCCACAACAGAGTGCACCGCAGCGGCCTGCTCAGCCAGCACCAAATGTGCAGCAAGCAGCATTTGCGAGTTTTGATACACCAGCAGCTCCGCCTGCTGAACAGCCTCGCAATCTCGACTTGCTGATGGACATTCCGCTGAAAGTATCGGTTGAGCTGGGCAGGACAAAACGTACTATAAGGGAAATCCTTGAGCTGTCTGTCGGTTCTGTTGTGGAATTGGACAAGCTTGCGGGCGAACCTGTGGATATACATGTAAATGATAAATTGATAGCTAAAGGCGAAGTTGTCGTCATCGAAGAGAATTTCGGTGTACGTGTTACTGACATCTTAAGCCAAACAGACAGATTGAAATCAATTAACTAATTTGACCATTGAGAGGAAGAGAAAATATGGGGAACAGAATTTTAATCGTAGACGACGCTGCATTCATGCGCATGATGATCAAGGATATCTTGACAAAGAACGGATTTGAAGTAGTAGGAGAAGCACAAGATGGCCAGCAGGCTGTAGAAAAATACAAAGAATTGACTCCGGATTTAGTAACAATGGATATTACAATGCCGGAAATGGACGGAATTGCTGCAATGAAAGAAATCAGAAGCCAATATCCTGATGCAAAAGTTATTATGTGTTCTGCTATGGGCCAGCAAGCGATGGTTATCGATGCTATTCAAGCCGGTGCTAAGGACTTTATCGTTAAACCATTCCAAGCAGATCGTGTTGTAGAGGCAATTCAAAAAGCATTAAGCTAAAAAAGGTGAGTAGGAAATGATGAAAAGAACAGTCTGGGCATGCATGCTCGTCGTATTGCTGCATCTTATCCTTTCTCCGGTTTCTGCTGAAGCGGCAGCAAGCGTGGAGGATTGTTTAAAAGAAGGTGCAGCCCAATCAGATGAATGCAAAGATATGAACGAAGCCGGAAATCAACAAGAAAATACACCAGCAGCAGATTCGGCTGATTCAGCAGCTGGAGGCACATCGACCTTTCTGAATCTGGTCAAGCTTGCATTGGCGCTAGTCGTCGTGCTCGGACTGATCTATGTCCTACTGAAGTTTTTGAATAAGCGAAATCGACTTTTTCAGCAGGTGCGGGCTATGGAGAACATTGGCGGAATCGCACTAGGCAACAACAAATCCGTCCAGATTGTCCGGGTCGGTGAAAAAGTATTCATGCTGGGTGTCGGCGACAATGTCGATTTGCTTACTGAAATAAAAGATGAGCAGACAATCAAGGAACTGAGCGAACAGGATCAGCAGGAAATGAAGGCATCTGCCTTATTGGCAAACATTCTTCCAGGCAGAAAACAGCAAGAAGAAAAGCACCAAGAGGAAAAAACGGAACAAAATGAGTCAGCCAGCAATTTTCAGGACTTGTTCAAAGAGGAACTAGGGAAGCTGAAGCAGTCACGAAACAGGTTGAATCAGCAGCAAAGGAAGGATACAGACAATGAATGATTTTATCAATATATTTTCTGGAACCGACCCCGAGAATGTATCTACCTCGGTCAAGTTGCTGTTATTATTGACGGTTTTTTCCCTGGCACCAGGAATACTGATTCTGATGACTTGCTTCACACGAATAGTGGTTGTGCTGTCGTTTGTGCGAATGAGTTTAGGTACACAGCAGACTCCGCCGACGCAAGTATTGATCGGGATAGCATTGTTCATGACTTTCTTTATCATGGCGCCGACTTTCAATGAGATTAATGATCAGGCTATTACGCCATTGATGAATGATGAAATATCACTCGATGAGGCTTATACAGAAGCCAGCGGTCCAATCAAGATGTTCATGGCGGAAGAAACACGACAAAAGGATTTATCTTTATTTATGAATTATGCCGGTATGGAAAGACCGGAATCAGTCGAAGATATTCCGCTATCAACGCTTGTCCCGGCTTTTGCAATCAGTGAGTTGAAGACAGCTTTCCAAATGGGTTTTATGATCTTCATTCCTTTTCTTGTCATTGATATGGCAGTAGCTAGTATTCTCATGTCGATGGGTATGATGATGCTGCCGCCAGTAATCATTTCATTACCATTCAAAATTTTGTTATTCATCCTGGTGGATGGCTGGTATTTGGTCACATCCTCGTTGCTGCGAGGGTTTTAGCGAATGAAGGAGCGTACGTACTATGAGCAGTGAATTTGTTATTTCCATCGCAGAACGCGGAATTTATACAGTACTGATTGTCAGCGGACCTTTGCTTATTCTGGCACTTGCAGTCGGTTTGATTGTCAGTATATTTCAAGCAACGACTCAGATTCAGGAACAGACGTTAGCGTTTATTCCTAAAATAGTCGCTGTATTAGTGGGTTTGGTTTTCTTCGGTCCCTGGATGCTGACAAGAATGGTCGAATTCACTGCAGGTATCCTAGAGAATCTGGATCGGTTTGTGGGCTGATTAGATGCTGTCGCAAATTGATTATACCGTTGTACCAGCATTTGCTTTAATCCTAGTTCGCCTTGTTGCTTTTTTTGTTACGGTACCACTGTTTTCATATAGAAACGTGCCAACAACATTCAAGATTGGGTTCAGCTTCTTCCTTGCTTTGATTATTTTCTTTACGATAGATCGCCCGACCATTCCAGTCGACCACACGTATTTCTTATTACTTTTCAAGGAAGCAATGGTAGGCCTGACAATTGGTTTGCTTGCTTTTATCGTCATCCAAGCAATAAATGTTGCTGGAGGATTGATCGATTTTCAGATGGGCTTTGCAATTGCCAATGTCATTGATCCTGTTACAAGGGCTCAAAGCCCGCTGACGGGACAATTCCTTTATACGATTGCTACACTGTTCCTGCTGTCTGTCAACGGTCATTTGCTCTTGATTGATGGAATTTTTTACAGTTATCAGTTGATTCCATTGGATGAGATGGTACCATTCGGCAATCAGTCAATTGTAGAACTGGTGCTCCGTACCTTCAGCCAAATGTTCCTCATAGCATTTCAGATGAGCATTCCTCTTGTCGGCTGTTTGTTTTTGGTTGATGTAGCTATTGGTATAGTTGCTAGAACAGTACCGCAGCTGAACGTATTTGTCGTAGGCCCTCCGATTAAGATATTGATAGCTTTTGTGCTGCTGTTCCTATCGATGGGTATCTATATGTCAGTAGTTCGGCAGCTGTTCGACTATATGCTTGTAGCAATGCGCGATTTGATGGTGCTGTTTGGAGGGGCTTAAATGAAATATCGTTTAGACCTGCAGTTTTTCGCTGGTGAAAAGACAGAGAAGGCGACTCCTAAGAAACAGCAGGATACTAGGAAAAAAGGACAAGTAGCCAAGAGTCAAGATGTCAACACTGCCATATTGCTTTTATTTTCTTTGGGTGTCTTAGCGCTGATGGGCGGCTATTTCAAGAATCAGTTCCTCCAGCTCTTCACACATGTTTTCGATCATTATCTCAATCAGGATATTACCGCGAATACTGTGCAGACACTTCTGGTGGAGATGAGCATATCCCTTGCGAAAATAGTCGGTCCAGTCATGGGAATTGCTATTCTGGCTGGTCTGGTCTCTAATTTTGCACAGTTCGGATTGCTGTTCAGCGGGGAAGCAATAAAATTTGACTTGAAGAAAATAGATCCAATTCAAGGAGCGAAGCGGATTTTTTCAGTCCGGGCTTTGGTCGAGTTACTAAAATCCCTTCTTAAGATTGGGCTGGTAGGCGCGGTCACATTCTATGTGCTTTGGCAGAACATGGATACTGTGATGACTATGTTCCTGAAGTCTCCTGAAAACGCAATGCAGTTTTTTGGGAAAATAACTTTATACATGGGTTTTGCAGCAACGATTGCCCTATTGTTTATAGCAGTTCTGGATTATGCATATCAGCGATTTGATTTCGCAAAGAATATTCGGATGTCCAAGCAGGATATCAAGGATGAGTATAAAAACATGGAAGGAAATCCATTGATTCGTTCCAAGATAAAAGAAAAACAGCGCCAAATGTCCATGATGAGGATGATGAGTGAGGTTCCGAAGGCCGATGTGGTCATTACGAACCCGACACACTTTGCAATTGCTATCCAATATGACGACAAAAAGTCTGATACACCAATCGTCATTGCAAAAGGAATGGATCATGTAGCGCTGAAAATAAAGGAAATCGCGAAGGCGAACAATGTAACGATGGTAGAAAACAGACCGCTGGCACGCGGATTATATAAGAATGTAGAGCTGAATCAGCCGATAAAGGAAGAATTCTTCCAGGCGGTTGCGGAAGTGCTCGCCTTTGTGTACCGCACAGAGCGTAAAATGTAAGAGAAGAGGAATTACAACATGAAACTTAAGGATATGTCAGTACTTATAGCAGTTATATTAGTGATCGTCATGCTGATCATCCCATTGCCGGATTGGCTTCTCAGCGTTCTGATCCTGACGAATATCTCGCTTGCTTTGATCGTCATTCTGGTGGCGATGAATACGGAGGAAGCGTTGCAATTCTCAATCTTCCCAACTCTCTTACTTTTGCTTACGCTATTCAGGCTGGCATTGAATATATCGACTACGAGAGCAATCCTTTCAGAAGGACATGCCGGGGGTGTAGTAGAGACTTTCGGCAGCTTTGTAATCGGTGATAATCCGCTTGTCGGTTTTGTTGTTTTCATCATTTTGGTTATCATCCAATTCCTGGTCATCACAAAAGGGTCAGAGCGGGTATCTGAAGTAGCAGCCCGGTTCACACTTGATGCAATGCCAGGTAAGCAGATGAGTATCGATGCCGATTTGAATGCTGGCATGATATCAGATGTAGAAGCTAAAAAGCGCCGTGAAAAAGTGGA
Coding sequences within it:
- the fliR gene encoding flagellar biosynthetic protein FliR, with translation MLSQIDYTVVPAFALILVRLVAFFVTVPLFSYRNVPTTFKIGFSFFLALIIFFTIDRPTIPVDHTYFLLLFKEAMVGLTIGLLAFIVIQAINVAGGLIDFQMGFAIANVIDPVTRAQSPLTGQFLYTIATLFLLSVNGHLLLIDGIFYSYQLIPLDEMVPFGNQSIVELVLRTFSQMFLIAFQMSIPLVGCLFLVDVAIGIVARTVPQLNVFVVGPPIKILIAFVLLFLSMGIYMSVVRQLFDYMLVAMRDLMVLFGGA
- the flhB gene encoding flagellar biosynthesis protein FlhB codes for the protein MKYRLDLQFFAGEKTEKATPKKQQDTRKKGQVAKSQDVNTAILLLFSLGVLALMGGYFKNQFLQLFTHVFDHYLNQDITANTVQTLLVEMSISLAKIVGPVMGIAILAGLVSNFAQFGLLFSGEAIKFDLKKIDPIQGAKRIFSVRALVELLKSLLKIGLVGAVTFYVLWQNMDTVMTMFLKSPENAMQFFGKITLYMGFAATIALLFIAVLDYAYQRFDFAKNIRMSKQDIKDEYKNMEGNPLIRSKIKEKQRQMSMMRMMSEVPKADVVITNPTHFAIAIQYDDKKSDTPIVIAKGMDHVALKIKEIAKANNVTMVENRPLARGLYKNVELNQPIKEEFFQAVAEVLAFVYRTERKM
- the fliQ gene encoding flagellar biosynthesis protein FliQ — protein: MSSEFVISIAERGIYTVLIVSGPLLILALAVGLIVSIFQATTQIQEQTLAFIPKIVAVLVGLVFFGPWMLTRMVEFTAGILENLDRFVG